A genomic segment from Malus domestica chromosome 05, GDT2T_hap1 encodes:
- the LOC114823309 gene encoding uncharacterized protein isoform X1 yields the protein MATLYPSHLLSASSHLQSSTKMAFRPHPSPSSHALKMGVAQCNEIHVFGQSFKPYGLRTNSRHNILHAINMTAGQPDDSGKMKFDQLIDKARQVWESSPQPVKSFPWKRAAQNFVQLIIDLILAVVKYLCVPLFAVSLLSEMSYCAHERKLFFIPIPVLFGMTIAEVFKLAALDASPRLKDAEVPWHLILMAIFFTLLKLPGPYYPFCGRILVPHFANGGLLRTLWLAFLWYRRPQKALRMAPSQHAESDSQSEVEPNKL from the exons ATGGCGACCctttatccttctcacttgtTATCTGCGTCCTCCCACCTCCAATCCTCCACTAAAATGGCGTTCAGGCCTcacccttctccttcttcccatGCGCTCAAG ATGGGTGTGGCACAGTGTAATGAAATACATGTCTTTGGTCAGAGTTTTAAGCCTTATGGGCTGCGTACAAATTCTCGGCACAATATCTTGCATGCGATAAATATGACTGCAGGACAGCCGGATGACTCGGGGAAGATGAAATTTGATCAGCTGATTGATAAAGCGAGACAAGTGTGGGAAAGTTCTCCACAGCCTGTCAAGAGCTTCCCTTGGAAAAGAGCAGCACAAAACTTTGTTCAACTCATCATTGACCTTATACTAGCAGTTGTCAAGTACTTGTGTGTACCTCTATTTGCAGTTTCCTTGCTTAGTGAAATGTCTTACTGTGCTCATGAAAGGAAGTTGTTTTTCATTCCTATTCCTGTCCTCTTTGGAATGACTATTGCCGAAGTCTTTAAACTGGCAGCACTGGATGCTTCTCCACGTCTTAAG GATGCAGAAGTTCCCTGGCATCTGATTCTTATGGCAATTTTCTTCACACTGCTCAAATTGCCGGGTCCATATTACCCATTTTGTGGGAGAATATTAGTCCCACACTTTGCTAATGGGGGTTTGTTGAGGACATTATGGCTTGCGTTTTTGTGGTACAGAAGACCTCAAAAGGCATTGAGAATGGCACCATCACAACATGCTGAAAGTGACAGTCAGTCTGAAGTTGAGCCAAATAAGCTCTAG
- the LOC114823309 gene encoding uncharacterized protein isoform X2, with the protein MATLYPSHLLSASSHLQSSTKMAFRPHPSPSSHALKSFKPYGLRTNSRHNILHAINMTAGQPDDSGKMKFDQLIDKARQVWESSPQPVKSFPWKRAAQNFVQLIIDLILAVVKYLCVPLFAVSLLSEMSYCAHERKLFFIPIPVLFGMTIAEVFKLAALDASPRLKDAEVPWHLILMAIFFTLLKLPGPYYPFCGRILVPHFANGGLLRTLWLAFLWYRRPQKALRMAPSQHAESDSQSEVEPNKL; encoded by the exons ATGGCGACCctttatccttctcacttgtTATCTGCGTCCTCCCACCTCCAATCCTCCACTAAAATGGCGTTCAGGCCTcacccttctccttcttcccatGCGCTCAAG AGTTTTAAGCCTTATGGGCTGCGTACAAATTCTCGGCACAATATCTTGCATGCGATAAATATGACTGCAGGACAGCCGGATGACTCGGGGAAGATGAAATTTGATCAGCTGATTGATAAAGCGAGACAAGTGTGGGAAAGTTCTCCACAGCCTGTCAAGAGCTTCCCTTGGAAAAGAGCAGCACAAAACTTTGTTCAACTCATCATTGACCTTATACTAGCAGTTGTCAAGTACTTGTGTGTACCTCTATTTGCAGTTTCCTTGCTTAGTGAAATGTCTTACTGTGCTCATGAAAGGAAGTTGTTTTTCATTCCTATTCCTGTCCTCTTTGGAATGACTATTGCCGAAGTCTTTAAACTGGCAGCACTGGATGCTTCTCCACGTCTTAAG GATGCAGAAGTTCCCTGGCATCTGATTCTTATGGCAATTTTCTTCACACTGCTCAAATTGCCGGGTCCATATTACCCATTTTGTGGGAGAATATTAGTCCCACACTTTGCTAATGGGGGTTTGTTGAGGACATTATGGCTTGCGTTTTTGTGGTACAGAAGACCTCAAAAGGCATTGAGAATGGCACCATCACAACATGCTGAAAGTGACAGTCAGTCTGAAGTTGAGCCAAATAAGCTCTAG
- the LOC114823311 gene encoding probable N-acetyl-gamma-glutamyl-phosphate reductase, chloroplastic: MTSATFSSIFSRTGCLRKDGVSSSKADTWNAKKVFVKCSVSTKTQKAEKEVRLGVLGASGYTGSEIVRLLANHPHFGITLMTADRKAGQSIGSVFPHLVSQDLPKMVAIKDADFSDVDAVFCCLPHGTTQEIIKGLPRSLKIVDLSADFRLRDISEYEEWYGQVHRAPELQKEVVYGLTEILREEIKGARLVANPGCYPTSVQLPLVPLIKANLIEPKNIIIDSKSGVSGAGRGAKEANLYTEIAEGIYSYGVTRHRHVPEIEQGLSDAASSKVTVSFTPHLMPMSRGMQSTIYVELAPGLNFKDLHQHLKLSYEDEEFVVVLEEGAVPRTHNTRGSNYCFVNVFPDRIPGRAIIISVIDNLVKGASGQALQNLNVMMGFPENTGLLYQPLFP; encoded by the exons ATGACCTCTGCGACTTTCAGCTCCATTTTTTCCCGAACCGGGTGCCTCCGCAAG GACGGGGTGAGCAGTTCGAAGGCCGATACGTGGAATGCGAAGAAGGTGTTTGTTAAATGTTCCGTGAGTACAAAGAcccagaaagcagaaaaggaaGTTCGCCTTGGTGTTCTTGGAGCCAGTGGTTACACTGGTTCTGAG ATTGTTCGGCTCCTTGCAAACCATCCTCACTTTGGCATTACCTTGATGACTGCTGATAGAAAAGCGGGACAGTCAATAGGGTCGGTGTTTCCGCATCTAGTTTCTCAA GATCTACCAAAAATGGTTGCTATCAAGGATGCTGATTTTTCTGATGTGGATGCTGTTTTTTGTTGTTTACCACACGGAACCACACAA GAAATTATCAAAGGCCTTCCCAGGAGTTTAAAGATTGTTGACCTGTCTGCT GACTTCCGTCTACGAGACATCTCGGAGTATGAAGAATGGTATGGTCAGGTACACAGAGCGCCAGAGTTGCAG AAAGAAGTTGTCTATGGTTTGACAGAGATTTTGAGGGAGGAGATAAAAGGTGCACGCCTAGTTGCTAACCCTGGTTGTTATCCAACTTCTGTTCAACTTCCACTTGTTCCATTGATAAAG GCCAATCTCATTGaacctaaaaatattattattgacTCAAAGTCTGGTGTTAGCGGAGCAG GGCGTGGTGCCAAGGAGGCAAACTTGTACACTGAAATAGCCGAGGGCATATATTCTTATGGTGTTACTCGTCACCGTCATG TTCCGGAAATTGAGCAGGGACTATCTGATGCTGCAAGTTCAAAAGTAACCGTTAGTTTTACTCCACATCTAATGCCAATG AGTCGTGGTATGCAATCCACTATCTATGTGGAACTGGCTCCGGGGCTAAATTTCAAGGACTTGCACCAACACCTCAAGTTATCCTACGAG GAtgaagaatttgtagttgtgtTGGAGGAAGGAGCTGTTCCTCGCACTCATAATACTCGAGGATCCAACTATTGTTTCGTCAATGTCTTTCCTGATAGAATTCCTGGGAGAGCAATAATAATTTCTGTT ATTGATAATCTTGTGAAGGGAGCTTCAGGTCAAGCCTTACAGAATCTTAATGTGATGATGGGATTTCCAGAAAACACAGGGCTTCTTTATCAGCCCTTGTTTCCTTAG